The following coding sequences lie in one Pseudoxanthomonas sp. SE1 genomic window:
- the pssA gene encoding CDP-diacylglycerol--serine O-phosphatidyltransferase, whose translation MNEITPPPRSRGIYLLPNLFTTAGLFAGFFAIIAAANGQFVNAAIAVFVAGLMDGIDGRVARLTGTSSEFGVQYDSLADLVSFGLAPSLVMYHWSLSALKFDGGVMGRVGWVVAFLYAACAALRLARFNTQVGTVDKRWFVGLASPAAAGLMMSFVWAFADGELGWTGEELRYVALAVTLVAALLMVSRIRFWSFKGTGEGGAKADRIPFVVLALVPLVLAILFIDLPRTLLAVGVVYALSGPGFWLWQRMRRNKDGAA comes from the coding sequence ATGAACGAAATCACGCCGCCCCCGCGCTCCCGCGGGATTTACCTGCTGCCCAACCTGTTCACCACTGCGGGCCTGTTTGCCGGGTTCTTCGCGATCATCGCCGCGGCCAACGGACAGTTCGTGAACGCCGCCATCGCGGTGTTCGTCGCGGGCCTGATGGACGGCATCGACGGGCGCGTGGCGCGCCTGACCGGCACTAGCAGCGAGTTCGGCGTGCAGTACGACTCGCTGGCCGACCTGGTCAGCTTCGGCCTGGCGCCGTCGCTGGTGATGTACCACTGGTCGCTGTCGGCGCTGAAGTTCGACGGCGGCGTGATGGGGCGCGTGGGCTGGGTGGTGGCGTTCCTTTATGCGGCGTGCGCGGCGCTGCGGCTGGCCCGCTTCAATACGCAGGTCGGCACGGTGGACAAGCGCTGGTTCGTCGGCCTGGCCAGTCCGGCCGCGGCGGGGTTGATGATGTCTTTCGTTTGGGCGTTCGCGGACGGCGAGCTGGGCTGGACCGGTGAGGAGCTGCGCTATGTCGCGCTTGCGGTCACGCTGGTTGCCGCGCTGCTGATGGTCAGCCGTATCCGCTTCTGGAGCTTCAAGGGCACGGGCGAAGGCGGTGCGAAGGCCGACCGCATCCCGTTCGTGGTGCTGGCGCTGGTGCCGCTGGTGCTGGCGATCCTGTTCATCGACCTGCCGCGCACGTTGCTGGCCGTGGGCGTCGTCTACGCCCTGTCCGGTCCGGGTTTCTGGCTGTGGCAGCGGATGCGCCGCAACAAGGACGGCGCGGCATGA
- a CDS encoding alanine acetyltransferase — MTFASDRLWSAEQQGWLRALGHTVYLPADWPTEAGAPPAMEAAPARVATDLAPPVARARPPAREVIDVPRPARQAPASRPPGSRLPDRLHFALIRASGCNPNAPGAAELFAQWPSSAELRGNPAAKRALWPVLRRLRRGAST; from the coding sequence ATGACATTCGCGTCGGACCGTCTGTGGTCGGCCGAGCAGCAAGGGTGGCTGCGCGCGCTGGGCCATACGGTGTACCTGCCGGCTGACTGGCCGACCGAAGCTGGCGCGCCGCCGGCCATGGAGGCGGCGCCTGCCCGCGTCGCGACCGATCTTGCTCCGCCGGTCGCGCGCGCGCGTCCTCCCGCGCGTGAGGTCATCGATGTGCCGCGGCCTGCGCGTCAGGCGCCCGCGTCCCGCCCGCCTGGATCACGGTTGCCGGACCGGCTGCACTTCGCGTTGATCCGCGCCTCCGGCTGCAACCCGAATGCGCCCGGCGCAGCCGAGCTGTTCGCCCAGTGGCCCAGTTCCGCGGAACTGCGTGGCAACCCGGCTGCCAAGCGTGCGTTGTGGCCCGTGCTGAGGCGGCTGCGGCGCGGGGCATCCACGTGA
- the rimI gene encoding ribosomal protein S18-alanine N-acetyltransferase, which yields MREGDLDAVMAIEQRAYPFPWTRGIFRDCLKAGYPSWVMTEHGMVIGYGLLSIAADEAHVLNICIAPERQGRGLGRYLLRALVKIARDLRVQRVFLEVRPSNPGAITLYHSEGFNEIGRRPRYYPARDGREDALVMAIELVADDIATMPPL from the coding sequence ATGCGCGAGGGCGACCTTGACGCCGTGATGGCGATCGAGCAGCGCGCCTATCCCTTTCCGTGGACGCGCGGCATCTTCCGCGACTGCCTGAAGGCGGGTTACCCCTCGTGGGTGATGACGGAACACGGCATGGTGATCGGCTACGGATTGCTCAGCATCGCCGCCGACGAGGCGCATGTGCTGAACATCTGCATCGCCCCCGAACGCCAGGGCCGCGGCCTGGGCCGCTACCTGTTGCGGGCGCTGGTGAAGATCGCCCGCGACCTGCGCGTGCAGCGCGTGTTCCTGGAAGTCCGACCGTCCAATCCCGGTGCCATCACGCTGTACCACAGCGAAGGCTTCAACGAGATCGGCCGCCGCCCGCGCTACTACCCGGCCCGCGATGGACGCGAGGATGCGCTGGTGATGGCGATCGAACTGGTCGCCGATGACATCGCCACGATGCCGCCGCTGTAG
- a CDS encoding valine--tRNA ligase → MTDLASSYDPKSFESRLYSQWEAAGYFKPSGRGEPYTVLLPPPNVTGTLHMGHAFQHTLMDALVRYHRMRGYDTLWQMGTDHAGIATEMVVSRNLALEGKGETRDSLGRDGFIAKVWEWKAQSGDTIERQMRRMGASGDWSRSTFTMDEDASKAVIEAFVRWHEQGLIYRGQRLVNWDPVLKTAISDLEVENVEEDGFLWSIEYPLADGSGSLVVATTRPETMLGDTAVMVHPEDERYAHLIGKTVKLPLTEREIPVIADEYVDREFGTGVVKVTPAHDFNDYQVGLRHDLPLINLLTPTAAINDNAPEKYRGLDRYEARKVVLADLEDLGLLVETKPHKLQVPRGDRTNQVIEPYLTDQWFVKMDGLAKRGLELVESGEVKFVPPNWINTYRHWMENIQDWCISRQLWWGHRIPAWFDDSGNCYVGRDEAEARAKAGLSADIALTQDSDVLETWFSSQLWPFSTMGWPDEQAMAARGFDRYLPSSVLVTGFDIIFFWVARMVMATDSFVGQVPFRDVYMTGLIRDKDGQKMSKSKGNVLDPLDIIDGISLEDLVAKRTGGLMQPKMAEKIEKATRKEFPDGIVPHGADALRFTIAALATHGRDIKFDMGRAEGYKNFCNKLWNATRFVLMNTDGFVVGGASAPTASASDTVGAEAPPTLTPVTDAEKWILSRLAKVTAEVETQFAAYRFDLLSQALYEFAWNEFCDWFVELAKPALNGDDDAAADSTRRTLLYVLEALLRLLHPLTPFVTEELWQQVAPKLGIEGGTVSLRPYPTAADFAGQEYAQADADVEWLKTMVSTLRRVRSELNVSPAKTIRLLLQDGHDNDRVRITRFASSLAFLLKLDDIAWLEAGADAPASAAAVVGELKLLVPLEGLVDLDAERTRLDKDIARVAAEKDKSEAKLAKFTDKVPAAVVEQERQRLADWSNQLVALHGQRAKLG, encoded by the coding sequence ATGACCGACCTCGCCTCCAGCTACGACCCGAAATCCTTCGAATCCCGCCTGTACTCGCAGTGGGAAGCCGCCGGCTACTTCAAGCCCAGTGGCCGGGGCGAACCGTACACCGTGCTGCTGCCACCGCCGAACGTCACCGGCACGCTGCACATGGGCCATGCGTTCCAGCACACGCTGATGGACGCACTGGTGCGCTACCACCGCATGCGCGGCTACGACACGCTGTGGCAGATGGGTACCGACCATGCGGGCATCGCCACGGAGATGGTGGTCAGCCGCAACCTGGCGCTGGAAGGCAAGGGCGAGACGCGCGATTCACTGGGTCGCGACGGCTTCATCGCCAAGGTGTGGGAGTGGAAGGCGCAGTCCGGCGACACCATCGAGCGGCAGATGCGCCGCATGGGTGCGTCGGGCGACTGGTCGCGCAGCACGTTCACGATGGACGAGGACGCATCGAAGGCCGTCATCGAAGCGTTCGTGCGCTGGCACGAGCAGGGCCTGATCTATCGCGGCCAGCGCCTGGTCAACTGGGACCCGGTACTGAAGACCGCGATTTCCGACCTGGAAGTGGAGAACGTCGAGGAAGACGGCTTCCTGTGGTCGATCGAATATCCACTCGCCGACGGCAGCGGTTCGCTGGTCGTCGCCACTACGCGCCCGGAAACCATGCTCGGCGACACCGCGGTGATGGTGCATCCGGAGGATGAGCGCTACGCACATCTGATCGGCAAGACGGTGAAGCTGCCACTGACCGAGCGCGAGATCCCGGTCATCGCCGACGAGTACGTCGACCGCGAGTTCGGCACGGGCGTGGTCAAGGTCACGCCGGCGCATGACTTCAACGATTACCAGGTGGGCCTGCGCCACGACCTGCCGCTGATCAACCTGCTGACGCCGACCGCGGCGATCAACGATAACGCGCCGGAGAAGTACCGCGGTCTCGACCGCTATGAAGCACGCAAGGTCGTGCTCGCGGACCTCGAAGACCTCGGCCTGCTGGTCGAGACCAAGCCCCACAAACTGCAAGTGCCGCGTGGCGACCGCACCAACCAGGTGATCGAGCCCTACCTGACCGACCAGTGGTTCGTGAAGATGGATGGGCTGGCCAAGCGCGGCCTGGAGCTCGTCGAGTCGGGCGAGGTGAAGTTCGTCCCGCCGAACTGGATCAACACCTACCGCCACTGGATGGAGAACATCCAGGACTGGTGCATCAGCCGCCAGCTCTGGTGGGGCCATCGCATCCCGGCCTGGTTCGATGACTCGGGCAACTGCTACGTCGGCCGCGACGAAGCGGAGGCGCGCGCGAAGGCCGGCCTGTCCGCCGACATCGCGCTGACGCAGGACAGCGACGTGCTGGAAACCTGGTTCTCCTCGCAGCTGTGGCCGTTCAGCACGATGGGCTGGCCGGACGAACAGGCGATGGCCGCGCGCGGCTTCGACCGCTACCTGCCGTCGTCGGTGCTGGTCACCGGTTTCGACATCATCTTCTTCTGGGTGGCGCGCATGGTGATGGCCACCGACAGCTTCGTCGGCCAGGTGCCGTTCCGCGACGTCTACATGACCGGCCTGATCCGCGACAAGGACGGCCAGAAGATGTCCAAGTCGAAGGGCAACGTGCTCGACCCGCTCGACATCATCGATGGCATCTCGCTGGAAGACCTGGTGGCCAAGCGCACCGGCGGCCTGATGCAGCCGAAGATGGCCGAGAAGATCGAGAAGGCCACGCGCAAGGAGTTCCCGGACGGCATCGTTCCGCACGGCGCCGACGCGCTGCGCTTCACCATCGCCGCCTTGGCGACCCATGGCCGCGACATCAAGTTCGACATGGGCCGCGCCGAGGGCTACAAGAACTTCTGCAACAAGCTGTGGAACGCCACCCGCTTCGTGCTGATGAACACCGACGGCTTCGTTGTAGGAGGGGCTTCAGCCCCGACCGCATCGGCCTCGGACACAGTCGGGGCTGAAGCCCCTCCTACACTCACGCCCGTCACCGACGCCGAGAAGTGGATCCTCTCGCGCCTGGCCAAGGTCACCGCCGAGGTCGAAACCCAGTTCGCCGCCTACCGCTTCGACCTGCTGTCGCAGGCGCTGTACGAATTCGCCTGGAACGAGTTCTGCGACTGGTTTGTCGAACTGGCCAAGCCTGCATTGAACGGCGACGACGACGCAGCCGCCGACAGCACCCGCCGCACACTGCTGTATGTGCTGGAAGCGCTGCTGCGCCTGCTGCATCCGCTGACGCCATTCGTCACCGAGGAACTGTGGCAGCAGGTCGCGCCGAAGCTCGGCATTGAAGGCGGCACGGTCTCGCTGCGCCCCTACCCGACCGCCGCCGATTTCGCCGGCCAGGAGTACGCGCAGGCCGATGCCGACGTGGAGTGGCTGAAGACCATGGTCTCCACGCTCCGCCGCGTGCGCAGCGAATTGAACGTCTCGCCGGCAAAGACCATCCGCTTGCTGCTGCAGGACGGCCATGACAACGACCGCGTGCGCATCACGCGCTTCGCTTCGTCGCTCGCGTTCCTGCTGAAGCTGGACGACATCGCATGGCTCGAGGCCGGCGCGGATGCACCGGCGTCCGCAGCCGCCGTGGTCGGAGAACTGAAGCTGCTGGTCCCGCTGGAAGGACTGGTCGACCTGGATGCCGAGCGCACCCGTCTGGACAAAGACATCGCCCGCGTCGCCGCCGAGAAGGACAAGAGCGAGGCCAAGCTGGCCAAGTTCACCGACAAGGTGCCGGCGGCGGTAGTGGAGCAGGAGCGGCAGCGCCTGGCCGACTGGAGCAACCAGCTGGTCGCCCTGCACGGACAGCGCGCGAAGCTGGGCTGA
- a CDS encoding DNA polymerase III subunit chi, with protein MPRADFYLIAKPRFLEEPLKLVCELVRKAYDSNQWTLIVARDAAQAEELDELLWEFDPDAYIPHQIAGDEEDELTPVLIATPEVDVPARALVINLRDDAFAGACERVLEVVPADPSAREPLRERWKQYKARGFEVNKHDM; from the coding sequence ATGCCGAGAGCTGACTTCTACCTGATCGCCAAGCCGCGGTTCCTTGAGGAACCGCTCAAGCTGGTGTGCGAACTGGTCCGCAAGGCCTACGACAGCAACCAGTGGACGCTGATCGTGGCACGCGATGCCGCGCAGGCGGAGGAACTGGACGAACTGCTGTGGGAGTTCGATCCGGACGCCTACATCCCGCACCAGATCGCCGGTGACGAAGAGGACGAGTTGACGCCCGTGCTGATCGCCACGCCGGAGGTCGACGTGCCCGCGCGCGCGCTGGTCATCAACCTGCGCGACGATGCGTTCGCCGGTGCCTGCGAACGCGTACTGGAAGTGGTCCCCGCCGACCCGTCCGCGCGCGAACCGCTGCGCGAGCGCTGGAAGCAGTACAAGGCGCGCGGTTTTGAAGTGAACAAGCACGATATGTAA
- a CDS encoding leucyl aminopeptidase, translated as MTLEFTLNHEAPAQAGVDCIVVGAYADKSLTAAGQALDAASGGKLSALVQRGDIGGKTGKTTLLHDLPGVVAPRVLVVGLGETAKFGVAQYLKAVGDTARTLKTGPVKSALFTLSEVDVKDRDAAWKIRQAVIAADHACYRYTATLGKKKNDDPGLTQFAVTGDDEQALAQGVAVAAGVQVTRELGNLPPNICNPAYLAEQARKYASENGAEAEILDETQMEALGMGSLLAVARGSANRPHLIVLKWNGAADADAKPYVLVGKGITFDTGGVNLKTQGGIEEMKYDMLGAGSVLGTFVAAVKMKLPLNLVVIVPAVENAIDGNAYRPSDVITSMSGKTIEVGNTDAEGRLILCDALTYAERFKPAALVDVATLTGACIVALGRYASGLMSKHDDLSNELLGAGETVFDRAWRLPLWDEYQTQLESSFADVYNIGGRWAGAITAGCFLARFTEGQRWAHLDIAGVANDEGKRGMATGRPVGLLSQWLLDRTAG; from the coding sequence ATGACGCTGGAATTCACCCTGAACCACGAAGCCCCCGCCCAGGCCGGCGTCGATTGCATCGTGGTAGGCGCCTACGCCGACAAGAGCCTGACCGCGGCCGGCCAGGCGCTGGACGCGGCCAGCGGCGGCAAGCTGTCGGCGCTGGTCCAGCGGGGCGACATCGGCGGCAAGACCGGCAAGACCACCCTGCTGCACGACCTGCCCGGCGTAGTCGCGCCGCGGGTGCTGGTGGTAGGGCTGGGTGAGACCGCGAAGTTCGGCGTCGCCCAGTATCTGAAAGCGGTGGGTGATACCGCCCGCACCCTGAAGACCGGCCCGGTGAAGTCAGCGCTGTTCACCCTGTCCGAGGTGGACGTGAAGGACCGCGATGCCGCGTGGAAGATCCGTCAGGCGGTGATCGCGGCCGACCATGCCTGCTACCGCTACACCGCCACGCTGGGCAAGAAGAAGAACGACGATCCGGGCCTGACGCAGTTCGCCGTCACCGGCGACGACGAGCAGGCACTGGCGCAGGGCGTCGCCGTCGCCGCCGGCGTGCAGGTCACCCGCGAGCTGGGCAACCTGCCGCCGAACATCTGCAATCCGGCCTACCTGGCCGAGCAGGCACGGAAGTACGCATCCGAGAACGGCGCCGAGGCCGAGATCCTCGACGAGACGCAGATGGAAGCGCTCGGCATGGGCTCGCTGCTGGCCGTGGCGCGCGGCTCGGCCAACCGTCCGCACCTGATCGTGCTGAAGTGGAACGGCGCGGCGGACGCAGACGCCAAGCCCTACGTGCTGGTCGGCAAGGGCATCACCTTCGATACCGGTGGCGTCAACCTGAAGACGCAGGGCGGCATCGAGGAAATGAAGTACGACATGCTGGGCGCAGGCAGCGTGCTGGGCACCTTCGTGGCCGCCGTGAAGATGAAGCTGCCGCTGAACCTGGTGGTGATCGTGCCGGCGGTGGAGAACGCCATCGACGGCAACGCCTATCGTCCGTCCGACGTCATCACCAGCATGTCCGGCAAGACGATCGAAGTCGGCAACACCGACGCCGAGGGCCGCCTGATCCTGTGCGACGCCCTGACCTACGCCGAGCGCTTCAAGCCCGCCGCGCTGGTCGACGTGGCCACGCTGACCGGCGCCTGCATCGTCGCGCTGGGCCGCTACGCCAGCGGCCTGATGAGCAAGCACGACGACCTCAGCAACGAGCTGCTGGGCGCCGGCGAAACCGTCTTCGACCGCGCCTGGCGCCTGCCGCTGTGGGACGAGTACCAGACCCAGCTCGAATCCAGCTTCGCCGATGTCTACAACATCGGCGGCCGCTGGGCCGGTGCCATCACGGCCGGCTGCTTCCTGGCCCGCTTCACCGAAGGCCAGCGCTGGGCGCACCTGGACATCGCCGGCGTGGCCAACGACGAAGGCAAGCGTGGGATGGCCACCGGTCGCCCGGTCGGCCTGCTGAGCCAGTGGCTGCTGGACCGGACTGCGGGATGA
- the lptF gene encoding LPS export ABC transporter permease LptF, with translation MPKLDRYLFREFTQSFLATLIILLMVSVGGVMADLLGDVADGKVPARLLLSQLGLQFLNYMPYIIPLALMLGLLLAFSRLYRDSEMAVLTAAGIGPRRLLRPLLMLVVPVVVVVGLCSLWLGPWALRTAQDMLEHANRSLVVSGLDAGKFTVLSSGAVVYVSALSPDGTGLSKVFMHRASEGRIDVVTAKSGQMFFEGERNRYLRLDDGFRVEGPDGAGLDYRLIRYKSNEVALPDRADTLDKDDPALLPTPQLLGDARPQANAQVHARLTPPLLALAFALLTLPLSRSSPRQTRYGRVMLGFLAYLVGVSLMINGTQLLADGKVPGVAGLWWLSVPLLVAAFWFYLRDGRLSPPRRRA, from the coding sequence ATGCCGAAGCTGGACCGCTATCTCTTCCGGGAATTCACCCAGAGCTTCCTGGCCACCCTGATCATCCTGCTGATGGTCAGCGTGGGCGGCGTGATGGCGGACCTGCTGGGCGACGTGGCCGACGGCAAGGTGCCGGCGCGCCTGCTGCTGTCGCAGTTGGGGCTCCAGTTCCTCAACTACATGCCCTACATCATCCCGCTGGCGCTGATGCTGGGCCTGCTGCTGGCGTTCTCGCGCCTGTACCGGGATTCGGAAATGGCGGTGCTGACGGCGGCGGGCATCGGCCCGCGCCGCCTGCTGCGACCGCTGTTGATGCTGGTGGTGCCGGTGGTGGTGGTGGTGGGCTTGTGCTCGCTGTGGCTGGGCCCGTGGGCGCTGCGCACGGCGCAGGACATGCTGGAACACGCCAACCGCAGCCTGGTGGTGTCCGGGCTGGATGCCGGCAAGTTCACCGTGCTGTCCAGCGGTGCGGTGGTCTACGTCAGCGCGCTGTCGCCGGATGGCACGGGGCTGAGCAAGGTGTTCATGCATCGTGCGAGCGAGGGCCGCATCGACGTGGTGACGGCGAAGTCCGGGCAGATGTTCTTCGAGGGCGAGCGCAACCGCTACCTGCGGCTGGACGATGGTTTCCGGGTCGAAGGGCCGGATGGTGCGGGCCTGGACTACCGCCTGATCCGCTACAAGTCCAACGAGGTCGCGCTGCCGGACCGCGCCGATACGCTGGACAAGGACGACCCCGCGCTGCTGCCTACCCCCCAGTTGCTGGGCGACGCCCGGCCGCAGGCCAACGCCCAGGTCCACGCACGCCTGACGCCGCCGCTGCTGGCGCTGGCCTTCGCGCTGTTGACCCTGCCGCTGTCCCGCAGTTCGCCACGGCAGACGCGCTACGGGCGGGTCATGCTGGGCTTCCTGGCCTATCTGGTGGGCGTCAGCCTGATGATCAACGGCACCCAGTTGCTGGCCGACGGCAAGGTGCCCGGCGTGGCGGGCCTGTGGTGGCTGAGCGTGCCGCTGCTGGTCGCGGCGTTCTGGTTCTATCTGCGTGATGGGCGTCTTTCGCCGCCGCGGAGGCGTGCATGA
- the lptG gene encoding LPS export ABC transporter permease LptG — protein MRLLPRLHDTYVGQVVLVTVLLTWAVLVGLDVVMALSGEIGDLGTGNYTFGHAVAWVLYTVPRRAYTMFPTAAVIGSLMGLGQLAASSELTALRAVGLSRLRLSVSVAAALGILTVLMIFSGETLGPWGQRQADVLKMAARTGNVAMDRYSGLWAREGNTFLYAQSGEEKDQGGGKVSLQLRDVRMYELADDGRLASIAHAAVAEHLDGYWLLKNVRRTTFNERSATQVTVLGERWESELDASVLSSSLVRARNMPSHELSQNIDYRKRNGLDARDYEDQYWARWFYPLNVLALCLAAIPFAFGSLRSGGMGKRLFLGIVFAVGFWVLQTMFVRLAGAFRLDYRIAYAVPPFALLGISWLMFRQRSR, from the coding sequence ATGAGACTGTTGCCGCGCCTGCATGACACCTACGTGGGCCAGGTCGTCCTGGTCACCGTGCTGCTGACCTGGGCGGTGCTGGTGGGGCTGGACGTGGTGATGGCGCTGTCCGGCGAGATCGGCGACCTTGGCACCGGCAACTACACCTTCGGCCATGCGGTCGCGTGGGTGCTGTATACCGTGCCGCGGAGGGCCTACACGATGTTCCCCACGGCAGCCGTGATCGGTTCGCTGATGGGACTGGGGCAGTTGGCGGCCAGTTCGGAGCTGACCGCACTGCGCGCGGTCGGCCTGTCGCGCCTGCGCCTGAGCGTCTCGGTCGCCGCGGCATTGGGCATCCTGACCGTGCTGATGATCTTCAGTGGCGAAACGCTGGGCCCGTGGGGGCAGCGCCAGGCCGACGTGCTGAAGATGGCCGCGCGTACCGGCAACGTCGCGATGGATCGCTACTCGGGCCTGTGGGCGCGCGAAGGCAATACCTTCCTGTATGCGCAGAGCGGCGAAGAGAAGGATCAGGGCGGCGGCAAGGTGTCGCTGCAGCTGCGCGATGTGCGCATGTACGAACTGGCCGATGACGGGCGACTCGCCTCCATCGCGCACGCCGCCGTCGCCGAACACCTGGATGGCTACTGGCTGCTGAAGAACGTGCGCCGTACGACCTTCAACGAGCGGTCCGCCACCCAGGTCACCGTGCTGGGCGAACGCTGGGAATCGGAACTGGATGCCTCGGTGCTGTCGTCCAGCCTGGTGCGTGCACGCAACATGCCCAGCCATGAGCTGAGCCAGAACATCGACTACCGCAAGCGCAACGGGCTGGACGCGCGCGATTACGAAGACCAGTACTGGGCGCGCTGGTTCTATCCGCTCAACGTGCTGGCGCTGTGCCTGGCCGCCATCCCGTTCGCCTTCGGCAGCCTGCGCAGCGGCGGCATGGGCAAGCGGCTGTTCCTCGGCATCGTGTTCGCGGTCGGCTTCTGGGTGCTGCAGACCATGTTCGTGCGCCTGGCCGGTGCGTTCCGCCTGGATTACCGCATCGCCTACGCGGTTCCACCCTTCGCCCTGCTGGGCATCTCCTGGCTGATGTTCCGGCAGAGAAGCCGCTGA
- a CDS encoding RDD family protein, whose translation MTKSAPATDKPRALIGWRLLALLYDFWPVLALWIAVAVPFVLIDVVASGNVRHNIQPFSPLWWLLWICCWAVTGVYATWSWQRGGQTLGMRPWRLKVVTAAGDAPTRAALWRRYTLATVSTLAAGLGFWWAWLDRERLTFHDRYSGTRMARLPKRA comes from the coding sequence ATGACGAAATCCGCCCCCGCCACCGACAAACCCCGCGCCCTGATCGGCTGGCGCCTGCTCGCGCTGCTCTACGACTTCTGGCCCGTGCTGGCGCTGTGGATCGCCGTCGCGGTCCCGTTCGTACTGATCGACGTGGTGGCCAGCGGCAATGTCCGTCACAACATCCAACCCTTCAGCCCGTTGTGGTGGCTGCTCTGGATCTGCTGCTGGGCCGTCACCGGCGTGTACGCCACCTGGAGCTGGCAACGCGGCGGGCAGACGCTCGGCATGCGGCCCTGGCGACTGAAAGTGGTCACCGCCGCAGGGGATGCGCCGACACGCGCGGCATTGTGGCGTCGCTACACGCTGGCGACGGTCTCGACGCTGGCGGCGGGATTGGGGTTCTGGTGGGCGTGGCTGGATCGCGAACGCCTGACCTTCCACGACCGCTACAGCGGCACGCGGATGGCGCGATTGCCGAAGCGCGCCTGA
- the xerD gene encoding site-specific tyrosine recombinase XerD: MTARTPAERRQQANALPSVPDADADAIAAFLDVIWAENGLAKPSLDSYRRDLEGFARWRNGRDGGLAMADRAALFDYLAWRTREGYSPRSNARLLSALRAFYAHRLRRGARADDPTALLDPPRLPRSLPKALAETEIDALLAAPDTATPLGLRDRAMLELMYAAGLRVSELVTLPATAVNLRQGVLRVTGKGSKDRLVPLGEESQHWLETYLARARPALAGKRSTPFLFMGASAEPPTRQQFWVLVKRYAALAGIDPVRISPHGLRHSFATHLLNRGADLRALQMLLGHSSLSTTQIYTLVAREHLKQLHGRHHPRA; encoded by the coding sequence ATGACTGCCCGCACGCCCGCCGAACGCCGCCAGCAGGCGAACGCCCTGCCGTCCGTCCCCGATGCCGACGCCGATGCCATCGCGGCATTCCTCGACGTGATCTGGGCCGAGAACGGCCTGGCGAAGCCCTCGCTGGACAGCTACCGGCGCGACCTGGAGGGTTTCGCGCGCTGGCGCAACGGCCGTGACGGCGGGCTGGCGATGGCTGATCGCGCGGCCCTGTTCGACTATCTCGCATGGCGCACGCGCGAGGGCTATTCGCCGCGCAGCAATGCTCGGCTACTGTCGGCGCTGCGTGCGTTCTATGCGCATCGGCTGCGCCGTGGCGCACGCGCGGACGACCCCACCGCGCTGCTCGATCCACCCCGCCTGCCGCGCTCGCTGCCGAAGGCGCTGGCGGAAACCGAGATCGACGCGCTGCTGGCCGCGCCCGACACCGCCACGCCGCTCGGCCTGCGTGACCGCGCGATGCTGGAACTGATGTACGCCGCAGGCCTGCGCGTCAGTGAGCTGGTCACGCTGCCGGCGACCGCGGTCAACCTGCGGCAGGGCGTGCTGCGGGTCACCGGCAAGGGCAGCAAGGACCGGCTGGTGCCGCTGGGCGAGGAGTCGCAGCACTGGCTGGAAACCTATCTGGCCCGGGCGCGCCCGGCCCTGGCGGGCAAGCGCAGCACGCCGTTCCTGTTCATGGGCGCGAGCGCCGAACCGCCGACCCGGCAGCAGTTCTGGGTGCTGGTGAAGCGTTACGCGGCGCTGGCTGGCATCGATCCGGTCCGGATCAGTCCTCACGGGCTGCGGCACAGCTTCGCCACCCACCTGCTCAACCGCGGCGCCGACCTCCGCGCGCTGCAGATGCTGCTGGGCCACAGTTCCCTGTCCACCACGCAGATCTACACCCTGGTCGCGCGCGAGCACCTCAAGCAACTGCACGGCCGGCACCATCCGCGCGCATGA